The proteins below are encoded in one region of Homalodisca vitripennis isolate AUS2020 unplaced genomic scaffold, UT_GWSS_2.1 ScUCBcl_6605;HRSCAF=13898, whole genome shotgun sequence:
- the LOC124373872 gene encoding uncharacterized protein LOC124373872: protein MALEEEDEERRKQRPVTRRKWVDNAWKRRTIEGEFYTLMPHLIDNETKFYEYFRMSLITFHKLLSKVEAHLHKEDTFWRQAITPKHRLAVCLRFLATGDSFKTISFSYRLGRSTVAAIVHDTCRTIVKVLLNEVMPIPNEEGWHTIANEFWNEWQFPNCIGALDGKHITIQAPKLSGSLYWNYKKTYSIVLLALVDPCYNFIVVDVGGYGKNSDGGIFSNSKFW from the exons ATGGCTCTGGAGGAAGAAGACGAAGAAAGACGAAAACAGCGACCTGTTACAAGACGAAAGTGGGTTGATAACGCTTGGAAGAGAAGGACGATAGAAGGAGAGTTTTACACATTGATGCCTCATCTCATTGATaacgaaacaaaattttatgagtattttaggATGTCTCTAATCACATTTCATAAACTGTTATCGAAAGTAGAAGCACATTTGCACAAAGAAGATACATTTTGGAGGCAAGCTATAACTCCAAAACATCGTTTGGCTGTGTGTTTAAG ATTTCTGGCTACTGGAGATTCATTCAAGACTATTTCTTTCAGCTACAGACTGGGCAGATCAACAGTAGCAGCAATTGTTCATGACACTTGTAGAACAATAGTGAAGGTTCTCTTAAACGAAGTTATGCCAATACCTAATGAAGAAGGGTGGCATACCATAGCAAACGAATTTTGGAATGAGTGGCAGTTCCCAAACTGTATTGGTGCTTTGGATGGTAAGCACATCACAATACAAGCCCCTAAGTTATCAGGAAGTCTctattggaattataaaaaaacttattcaattgTTCTGTTGGCTCTGGTTGATCCTTGCTACAACTTTATTGTAGTAGATGTGGGTGGATATGGAAAAAACTCAGATGGAGGTATtttctcaaattcaaaattttggtaA